From Candidatus Nomurabacteria bacterium, one genomic window encodes:
- a CDS encoding isochorismatase family protein, translating into MNKLSTKALGIVDAQRGFMPVTEGDRLGLAGFGELPVDEGELIVPALNRILISRFRPDFIFTTQDWHPDGTAHISEEPNYDTTWPTHCMANTPGAKLHPLLELPDDIVIYKKGMEKLLQGVDDTSYSGYNSFTLQREFDPRGGWDLNFRQLHESEAWLRFLAGERPETRTVYLGGLALDYCVQATGIDFKIKLGVDVAILTDATRPVDKQAGEKALREMAALGIRIITVDQALAELEEAYRASN; encoded by the coding sequence ATGAATAAATTATCAACGAAAGCACTAGGTATAGTCGACGCTCAACGAGGTTTTATGCCGGTAACTGAAGGTGACCGGCTGGGTCTTGCAGGTTTTGGTGAGTTACCTGTCGACGAAGGTGAACTGATTGTCCCTGCCCTAAACCGGATACTGATTAGCCGTTTTCGACCAGACTTTATATTTACTACCCAAGATTGGCATCCAGATGGCACTGCTCACATCTCTGAAGAACCTAACTATGACACCACCTGGCCAACTCATTGTATGGCAAACACCCCAGGTGCTAAGTTGCATCCACTACTCGAGTTGCCAGATGATATCGTCATTTACAAGAAAGGAATGGAGAAACTACTCCAAGGAGTCGATGACACAAGCTATTCTGGCTATAACTCGTTTACTCTACAGCGGGAGTTTGATCCGAGGGGCGGTTGGGATCTCAACTTTAGACAGCTACATGAGTCCGAGGCCTGGTTAAGATTTTTGGCAGGTGAACGCCCTGAAACTAGAACAGTGTATCTTGGTGGTCTGGCTCTAGACTATTGCGTACAGGCTACAGGAATAGACTTTAAGATCAAACTAGGTGTTGATGTCGCAATCCTAACCGATGCAACACGCCCGGTAGATAAACAAGCTGGAGAAAAAGCATTACGCGAAATGGCTGCACTCGGGATCCGTATAATTACAGTAGACCAAGCTTTAGCCGAATTAGAGGAGGCTTACCGTGCAAGCAACTAG